A region from the Wansuia hejianensis genome encodes:
- the thiD gene encoding bifunctional hydroxymethylpyrimidine kinase/phosphomethylpyrimidine kinase, translated as MKTVLTIAGSDSCGGAGIQADLKTIAAHGLYGMSVITAVTAQNTIRVSGIHVIPPEFVEKQMDAVFQDIFPDAVKIGMLSDSEMIRAVAGRLKAYHPKWVVLDPVMVSTSGNRLMDQEACECLIKELFPLADLITPNLAEGEVLSGLQITGRETMILAAEKISGLSGGGVLLKGGHLSDSADDLLVRPGEERRWYPGERIENPNTHGTGCTLSSAVACGLAEGRSLPESVAMAKEYVQCAIAAGLDLGRGSGPLDHMWRSEQII; from the coding sequence ATGAAGACAGTTTTGACAATCGCAGGCTCAGATTCCTGCGGCGGAGCGGGAATACAGGCAGATCTGAAAACGATTGCGGCCCACGGCCTCTATGGGATGAGTGTTATAACGGCTGTGACCGCCCAGAATACTATAAGAGTTTCAGGAATCCATGTGATTCCGCCGGAATTCGTGGAAAAACAGATGGACGCAGTATTTCAGGATATTTTTCCTGACGCCGTAAAGATAGGGATGCTGTCAGACAGTGAAATGATTCGTGCCGTAGCCGGGCGCCTGAAGGCATACCACCCGAAATGGGTGGTGCTGGACCCGGTAATGGTGTCCACAAGCGGAAACCGACTGATGGATCAGGAGGCCTGTGAGTGCCTGATAAAAGAATTGTTTCCTCTGGCGGATCTGATCACGCCGAATCTTGCGGAAGGAGAAGTGCTGAGTGGCCTGCAGATCACCGGACGGGAGACCATGATCCTGGCGGCAGAGAAAATATCCGGGCTGTCAGGCGGAGGCGTTTTGCTGAAGGGCGGCCATCTGTCAGATTCGGCAGATGACCTGCTGGTGCGGCCGGGAGAAGAGAGACGCTGGTATCCGGGGGAGCGGATTGAGAACCCCAATACTCATGGCACCGGCTGCACCCTTTCATCAGCGGTTGCCTGCGGCCTGGCAGAAGGGCGTTCCCTTCCGGAAAGTGTGGCGATGGCAAAAGAATATGTACAGTGCGCCATCGCCGCGGGGCTGGATCTGGGCAGAGGCAGCGGGCCGCTGGACCACATGTGGCGGTCAGAGCAGATCATCTGA
- a CDS encoding DUF4317 domain-containing protein produces the protein MNKKEILEIRKLFVKDNCRINRICGCYVDGHKEKKLEMREAFLSLPDEEMFKYIDIFKKTLSGTIGRNLLNLEFPLEEEMPGGHQQALLALRDSELKDDVMLDAFYDKVITTYLYPENYLILLIHGSYDIPSRSKDNQEMFDASDYVYQFLLCSICPVNLSKPGLCYDADSNTIVDKIQDWMVQMPDLGFLFPAFNDRNTDLHSALYYSKNAEYLHPEITEELLGCAMPLPAKDQKLTFNTVVEETFGEQCGFEIARTLHENLNTLLNEKKEDPEPLSLDKADVKRLLADCGAGPEQLTHFEEEFDSQAGEQASLIASNLASTRKFEVRTPDITVNVSPERTDLVETRIIDGREYLVIPLTDEVEVNGIRIRSAQARESDDLL, from the coding sequence ATGAATAAAAAAGAAATTTTGGAAATCAGGAAACTATTTGTAAAAGACAACTGCCGTATCAACCGGATCTGCGGCTGCTACGTGGATGGTCACAAAGAAAAAAAGCTCGAGATGAGAGAAGCCTTCCTCTCCCTTCCCGATGAAGAAATGTTTAAATATATTGATATCTTTAAAAAAACCCTGTCCGGCACCATCGGCAGGAACCTTCTGAATCTGGAATTTCCCCTGGAAGAGGAAATGCCCGGTGGGCATCAGCAGGCTCTTCTGGCACTGAGGGACAGTGAACTCAAGGATGACGTCATGCTGGACGCTTTCTATGACAAGGTTATCACCACTTATCTGTATCCGGAAAACTACCTGATCCTGCTGATTCACGGCAGCTATGATATTCCCTCCCGTTCAAAGGATAACCAGGAGATGTTCGACGCTTCCGATTATGTATATCAATTCCTGCTCTGCAGTATCTGTCCCGTAAATCTGTCCAAACCAGGACTTTGCTACGACGCGGATTCTAACACAATCGTCGACAAGATCCAGGACTGGATGGTCCAGATGCCCGATCTGGGCTTTCTGTTCCCGGCTTTTAACGACAGGAATACGGATCTACACAGCGCACTATACTATTCGAAAAACGCAGAATACCTTCACCCGGAAATTACGGAAGAGCTGCTGGGATGCGCTATGCCCCTTCCGGCCAAAGATCAGAAACTGACCTTCAATACAGTGGTCGAGGAAACCTTCGGAGAACAATGCGGCTTCGAAATAGCCCGCACCCTTCACGAGAATCTGAACACCCTCCTCAATGAGAAAAAAGAAGATCCGGAACCGCTGTCGCTGGACAAGGCCGATGTAAAACGGCTGCTGGCAGATTGCGGTGCCGGACCGGAACAGCTCACCCACTTTGAAGAGGAATTCGATTCCCAGGCCGGTGAGCAGGCCAGCCTGATCGCGTCCAATCTGGCCAGCACCCGGAAGTTCGAAGTCAGGACACCGGATATCACGGTTAATGTGAGCCCGGAGCGGACAGATCTGGTAGAAACCCGGATCATCGACGGGCGGGAATATCTTGTGATTCCTCTGACTGACGAAGTCGAAGTCAACGGCATACGTATCCGCTCCGCCCAGGCCAGAGAGTCAGATGATCTGCTCTGA
- a CDS encoding DUF6472 family protein, with product MMGTSCENCAFYAWDEDYECYICEMDLDEDEMVRFLQDTYYDCPYYRNGDEYAVVRKQI from the coding sequence ATGATGGGAACAAGCTGTGAGAACTGCGCCTTCTATGCCTGGGATGAGGATTATGAGTGTTATATCTGTGAGATGGATCTGGATGAGGACGAAATGGTCAGGTTTCTCCAGGATACTTATTATGATTGCCCTTATTACAGGAATGGAGATGAATACGCGGTGGTTAGAAAACAGATATGA
- the thiC gene encoding phosphomethylpyrimidine synthase ThiC translates to MNEHYTTQMDAARQGIITPQMETVARKEHRPPEEIRSLVAEGKVAICANKRHVCLDPNGVGSMLRTKINVNLGVSRDCKDYDVEMKKVMAAVGMGAEAIMDLSSHGDTTAFRRKLTAECPAMIGTVPVYDSVIHYQRDLATLSAKDFIDVIRLHAEDGVDFVTLHCGITRKTIEQIRKHKRKMNIVSRGGSLVFAWMCMTGGENPFYEYYDEILEICREYDVTISLGDACRPGCLADAGDVCQIEELVRLGELTKRAWEKDVQVMVEGPGHMALDQIDANMKIQQSICMGAPFYVLGPLVTDIAPGYDHITSAIGGAMAAAAGAAFLCYVTPAEHLALPNVEDVKQGIIASKIAAHAADIAKHIPHARDIDDRMADARQRLDWEGQWECAIDPETAKAIRDDRSPEHEDTCSMCGKFCAVRSMNKALSGEYIDIL, encoded by the coding sequence ATGAATGAGCATTATACGACACAGATGGATGCCGCCAGGCAGGGAATTATCACACCACAGATGGAGACTGTCGCCAGGAAAGAGCACAGGCCGCCGGAGGAAATCCGCTCGCTGGTGGCGGAGGGAAAGGTCGCGATCTGCGCTAACAAAAGGCATGTCTGCCTGGACCCTAACGGTGTGGGCTCTATGCTGAGGACAAAGATCAACGTCAATCTGGGAGTTTCCCGTGACTGCAAGGATTATGATGTGGAGATGAAGAAAGTGATGGCAGCGGTGGGTATGGGTGCGGAAGCGATCATGGATCTATCCTCTCATGGCGATACAACGGCGTTCCGCAGAAAGCTCACGGCAGAATGCCCGGCCATGATCGGGACTGTTCCGGTCTATGATTCTGTAATCCATTATCAGAGAGATCTGGCGACGCTTTCGGCGAAGGATTTTATAGATGTGATTCGTCTTCACGCGGAGGACGGCGTAGATTTTGTCACGCTTCACTGCGGGATCACACGGAAAACCATCGAACAGATCCGTAAGCATAAGAGAAAGATGAATATAGTGTCCAGAGGAGGCTCCCTGGTATTTGCATGGATGTGTATGACAGGCGGGGAAAATCCGTTTTATGAATACTATGATGAAATCCTGGAGATCTGCCGGGAATATGATGTGACGATTTCCCTGGGGGATGCCTGCCGTCCTGGATGTCTGGCGGATGCAGGGGATGTCTGCCAGATAGAAGAACTGGTACGCTTGGGCGAGCTGACGAAAAGGGCATGGGAAAAGGATGTCCAGGTCATGGTGGAGGGACCGGGCCACATGGCTCTCGACCAGATCGATGCGAACATGAAGATACAGCAGAGTATCTGCATGGGAGCGCCCTTCTATGTGCTGGGGCCGCTGGTGACAGATATCGCGCCCGGCTATGACCACATCACCTCAGCGATTGGCGGAGCTATGGCTGCCGCGGCAGGGGCCGCTTTCCTGTGTTATGTAACTCCGGCGGAGCATCTGGCGCTGCCAAATGTGGAGGATGTAAAACAGGGTATCATTGCCAGCAAAATTGCGGCCCATGCGGCCGATATCGCCAAGCATATACCTCATGCGAGGGATATTGATGACCGGATGGCGGACGCCCGGCAGAGGCTGGACTGGGAAGGCCAGTGGGAATGTGCCATTGATCCTGAGACGGCGAAAGCTATCCGTGATGACAGAAGCCCGGAACATGAGGATACCTGCTCCATGTGCGGAAAGTTCTGTGCGGTCCGCAGCATGAATAAAGCACTGTCCGGGGAGTACATAGACATTTTATGA
- a CDS encoding sugar O-acetyltransferase, translated as MNQEERMLKGLPYKITEDGLPEKHLAVLQKIYDYNLCRPDETEKMDRLIRSILGKTGKQVHVEPPFRCDYGFNIEVGENFYSNYNLTILDVGKVIIGDHTMFAPNVSIYTAGHPIHPESRNSGYEYGISVTIGNNVWLGGNVVVVPGVHIGNDVVIGAGSVVTKDIPDRVLDAGNPCRVIREITEEDRKYYYRDREFDVDDY; from the coding sequence ATGAATCAGGAAGAGAGAATGCTAAAGGGACTACCCTATAAAATTACAGAGGACGGGCTGCCGGAAAAGCATCTGGCCGTGCTGCAGAAAATCTATGATTATAACCTGTGCCGCCCGGATGAGACAGAGAAGATGGACCGCCTGATCCGGTCAATACTGGGGAAGACAGGAAAACAGGTGCATGTGGAACCACCCTTCCGCTGTGATTATGGGTTTAATATAGAAGTTGGTGAAAATTTTTATTCTAATTATAATCTGACAATTTTGGACGTGGGTAAGGTAATCATCGGCGATCATACGATGTTCGCTCCCAATGTGTCTATCTATACGGCAGGTCATCCCATTCATCCGGAATCGCGTAACTCCGGATATGAATACGGGATATCAGTCACGATAGGTAATAATGTCTGGCTGGGAGGCAATGTGGTGGTTGTGCCCGGCGTGCATATCGGCAATGACGTGGTAATCGGGGCGGGAAGCGTGGTGACAAAGGATATCCCTGACCGTGTGTTAGATGCCGGGAATCCATGCCGTGTGATCCGGGAAATCACGGAGGAAGATCGGAAGTATTATTACAGAGACCGCGAATTTGACGTGGATGATTATTAA
- a CDS encoding MFS transporter, with the protein MNNGYKKTIIACFTGYIVQAIVNNFAPLLFLTFHSSYGIPLSKITMLITINFGIQLAVDLLSAGLLDRIGYRASIVFSHICSAAGLIALTILPDLCPDAFAGLLAATVIYAVGGGLSEVLVSPIMESCPTDNKEKAMSLLHSFYCWGLVGVVLVSTVFFQIFGISRWKVLALLWAILPVVNAFVFARAPIGTLIDEGEQGLTIKQLFSKKIFWVLMLMMLCAGASEQAVSQWASTFAESGLGMSKTLGDLAGPMAFAVLMGLSRVYYGKRGDRINLDRFMSFSAILCIVSYLCISLVPMPALALAGCALCGLSVGILWPGTFSKAAASIRGGGTAMFALLALAGDAGCSGGPTLAGMVSGMAGDNLRLGILAAIIFPFLLLAGLLICRNLKAKSR; encoded by the coding sequence ATGAACAACGGATATAAAAAAACAATCATCGCCTGCTTTACCGGCTATATCGTGCAGGCTATCGTGAATAATTTCGCTCCGCTGCTGTTTCTTACCTTCCACAGCAGCTATGGAATCCCTCTGTCTAAAATAACTATGCTCATTACCATCAATTTTGGCATCCAGCTGGCCGTCGACCTCCTGTCTGCCGGATTGCTTGACAGGATCGGATACCGTGCCTCCATCGTTTTTTCCCATATCTGTTCGGCAGCGGGGCTCATCGCTCTCACCATACTGCCCGATTTATGTCCTGACGCATTTGCCGGGCTTCTGGCAGCGACTGTCATCTATGCTGTTGGCGGAGGCCTGTCTGAAGTTCTGGTAAGTCCGATCATGGAATCCTGTCCCACGGATAATAAAGAGAAGGCCATGAGCCTGCTGCACTCTTTTTATTGCTGGGGCTTGGTGGGAGTTGTTCTGGTCTCTACTGTATTTTTTCAGATATTTGGAATATCCCGCTGGAAAGTGCTCGCGCTGCTGTGGGCCATCCTTCCGGTCGTTAATGCTTTCGTATTCGCCCGGGCGCCGATCGGCACACTGATTGACGAGGGTGAACAGGGCCTGACCATAAAACAGCTGTTCTCTAAGAAAATTTTCTGGGTTCTGATGCTGATGATGCTATGTGCAGGTGCGAGTGAACAAGCCGTCAGCCAATGGGCATCCACTTTTGCCGAAAGCGGGCTCGGAATGAGTAAAACCCTGGGAGATCTGGCCGGTCCCATGGCCTTTGCCGTACTCATGGGCCTTTCAAGAGTTTATTATGGCAAACGCGGGGACAGGATAAATCTCGACCGTTTCATGTCATTTAGCGCAATTTTATGTATCGTCTCCTATCTGTGCATATCCCTGGTGCCAATGCCGGCCCTGGCGCTGGCGGGCTGCGCACTGTGCGGCCTGTCGGTGGGCATTTTGTGGCCGGGTACTTTCAGCAAAGCGGCGGCTTCGATCAGGGGCGGCGGTACCGCCATGTTCGCTCTGCTGGCCCTGGCCGGCGACGCCGGATGTTCCGGCGGACCCACACTGGCCGGCATGGTATCGGGAATGGCCGGCGACAACCTCAGGCTTGGGATTCTGGCGGCCATCATCTTTCCGTTTCTTCTGCTGGCCGGACTTCTGATCTGCAGAAATCTGAAGGCAAAGAGCCGCTGA
- a CDS encoding cysteine hydrolase family protein, with the protein MEKILIVVDMQNDFITGPLGTPESLKAVPRVQEFLGRWRAERRGEIYFTRDTHHVGYEDTQEGRNLPVLHCLEGSEGWQICPELREYAEDAVIFDKPSFGSQDMAEYLQDSGAAPEEIVLVGLCTDICVISNAILLKAFFPECRITVIAGCCAGVTEESHERALKAMEACQIRVVRDQTEAEDDGNKL; encoded by the coding sequence ATGGAAAAAATTCTAATCGTAGTAGATATGCAGAATGATTTTATCACAGGGCCGCTGGGTACGCCGGAATCTCTGAAGGCTGTGCCGCGCGTGCAGGAATTCCTGGGGCGCTGGCGTGCGGAGAGGCGGGGAGAAATATATTTCACGCGGGATACGCATCATGTGGGATACGAGGATACGCAGGAAGGGAGAAACCTTCCGGTCCTTCACTGCCTGGAAGGGAGTGAAGGGTGGCAGATCTGCCCGGAGCTTCGGGAGTACGCGGAGGATGCCGTCATTTTCGATAAGCCTTCTTTCGGAAGCCAGGATATGGCAGAGTACCTGCAGGATAGTGGTGCGGCTCCGGAAGAGATTGTGCTGGTCGGCCTGTGCACGGATATCTGTGTGATCTCCAATGCGATTCTTCTGAAGGCATTTTTTCCGGAGTGCAGGATCACAGTGATTGCCGGCTGCTGTGCGGGGGTGACGGAGGAGAGCCATGAGCGGGCGCTGAAGGCAATGGAAGCCTGCCAGATACGGGTGGTCAGAGATCAGACGGAGGCTGAGGATGATGGGAACAAGCTGTGA
- a CDS encoding radical SAM protein — MKEPFDLERYLTAGVENIVKGAMKISLKNHRESLFVARYLVASRKAAALRRSAEERGEHIPPFLIASVTTACNLHCAGCYARANHACLDTEAEGQMSDDDWEKVFAEAAGLGIGFILLAGGEPMLRRDILTSAAKFQEILFPVFTNGTMFDMDYLKLFNRSRNLLPVLSIEGGEDNTDDRRGRGMYRQLQNTMELLHKDGILFGASVTVTKENLREVTGREFLDNLCHHGCKAIFYIEFVPVNSKARGMAPEEEEREYMNQKLLELREIYGDMLFISFPGDEKSSGGCLAAGRGFFHINAFGGAEPCPFSPYSDISVKESSIREALQSRLFTGLREQGVLMEDHAGGCVLFEKKEQVEALAGGQ; from the coding sequence ATGAAGGAACCATTTGACCTGGAACGCTATTTAACAGCAGGTGTTGAGAACATCGTAAAAGGCGCAATGAAAATTTCGCTGAAGAATCACAGGGAAAGCCTGTTTGTGGCCCGCTATTTGGTGGCCAGCAGGAAGGCAGCCGCACTGCGCCGCAGTGCGGAGGAGCGGGGAGAGCATATACCGCCCTTTCTGATTGCCAGCGTCACGACGGCGTGCAACCTTCACTGTGCGGGCTGCTACGCGAGAGCGAACCATGCCTGCCTGGATACAGAGGCAGAGGGTCAGATGAGTGACGATGACTGGGAAAAGGTCTTCGCTGAGGCGGCGGGCCTGGGCATTGGCTTTATTCTTCTGGCAGGAGGTGAACCGATGCTCCGCCGGGATATCCTGACGTCGGCGGCGAAATTCCAGGAGATCCTGTTCCCCGTTTTTACCAACGGGACGATGTTTGACATGGATTATCTGAAGCTTTTTAACAGAAGCAGGAATCTGCTTCCGGTGCTTAGCATCGAGGGCGGCGAGGACAACACGGATGACAGGAGAGGCCGGGGAATGTACCGCCAGCTGCAGAATACCATGGAGCTGTTACATAAAGACGGGATACTGTTCGGCGCTTCCGTTACAGTGACGAAGGAGAATCTCAGGGAAGTGACAGGCCGGGAGTTTCTTGACAATCTCTGCCACCATGGATGTAAAGCCATATTTTACATAGAGTTTGTGCCTGTAAATTCAAAAGCCAGAGGCATGGCGCCGGAAGAAGAGGAAAGGGAATATATGAATCAGAAGCTTCTGGAGCTTCGGGAGATATACGGAGATATGCTGTTCATTTCCTTTCCGGGAGATGAGAAAAGCTCCGGAGGCTGCCTGGCGGCTGGAAGAGGCTTCTTCCACATCAATGCGTTCGGAGGTGCGGAGCCTTGTCCGTTTTCCCCGTATTCGGATATCAGTGTAAAGGAGTCCTCCATCCGGGAAGCGCTGCAGTCCAGGCTGTTCACAGGGCTGCGGGAGCAGGGGGTTCTGATGGAGGATCATGCGGGAGGATGCGTCCTGTTTGAGAAAAAAGAACAGGTAGAAGCACTCGCCGGCGGTCAGTGA
- a CDS encoding sodium:calcium antiporter, with protein sequence MTVGYNLLMFGLGLVLLIWGSSLFVDSAVALAKRFHLPEVLIGATIVSLGTTLPEVLFSTMASVNGLPDMALGNALGSILCNTGLIAGLLLVLRPIILDGRSVKNVVSGSFFLGTGFLVYALSGALAGGLTRISGALLLAVCVYFFIRTAKNGQEENGDCGQIQAADQQRFGVTDVVRMILEAGAIYLGASFLVRYGPELARSLGVPEVIISLTFVALGTSLPELVTSLVALKKNHSSLSLGNIIGADILNFLLVGGISAMICPAGYPASIMVLELPFIFLFLALLCLPSAVRKKAGRVQGALLLGGYLLYLALMVRGQM encoded by the coding sequence ATGACGGTTGGATATAATCTGCTCATGTTTGGATTGGGCCTGGTGCTGCTGATCTGGGGGAGCAGCCTGTTCGTGGACAGTGCGGTGGCTCTGGCGAAGCGATTTCATCTGCCGGAGGTGTTGATCGGGGCTACGATTGTGAGTCTGGGGACGACGCTTCCGGAGGTCCTCTTTTCTACCATGGCCTCTGTAAACGGGCTGCCGGACATGGCATTGGGCAACGCGCTGGGTTCTATACTGTGTAATACAGGGCTGATTGCCGGACTGTTGTTGGTTTTGAGACCTATTATACTGGACGGGCGTTCCGTCAAAAATGTGGTATCCGGAAGCTTTTTCCTGGGAACGGGATTTCTGGTCTATGCCCTGAGCGGGGCGCTGGCGGGAGGTTTGACACGTATATCGGGAGCTTTGCTTCTGGCGGTTTGTGTCTATTTCTTTATCCGGACGGCGAAAAACGGTCAGGAGGAAAATGGGGATTGCGGGCAGATACAGGCTGCGGATCAGCAGCGCTTTGGTGTCACTGATGTCGTTCGTATGATACTGGAGGCAGGTGCGATCTATCTGGGGGCAAGCTTCCTGGTCAGATACGGTCCGGAGCTGGCTCGTTCCCTCGGAGTGCCGGAGGTGATCATATCGCTGACATTTGTAGCGCTGGGAACCTCTCTTCCGGAGCTGGTTACCTCACTGGTGGCTTTGAAAAAGAATCATTCCTCCCTGTCGCTGGGGAACATCATCGGGGCTGATATTCTGAATTTTCTGCTGGTGGGAGGTATTTCAGCGATGATCTGCCCGGCAGGATATCCGGCCAGTATCATGGTGCTGGAGCTTCCCTTTATTTTCCTGTTTCTTGCACTTTTATGTTTACCCTCTGCTGTCAGGAAAAAGGCAGGACGGGTACAGGGGGCGCTGCTGCTGGGCGGTTACCTGCTTTATCTGGCGCTGATGGTAAGGGGACAGATGTAG
- a CDS encoding DNA polymerase Y family protein: MNQVIFHVDVNSAYLSWSAIKSLAGGGGEDYRQIPCVVGGDESKRHGVVLAKSLPAKKYGIRTGESLFEARRKCPDVKIIKPDFPWYVEKSRAMMAILSQYSPDIYKYSIDEAFLDMTGMEGLMGRPVEAACRLKDQIRDELGFTVNIGVSSNYLLAKMASDFEKPDKVHTLFAGEIREKMWPLPVRDLFSVGGSSEKKLLKYGVRTIGELAAMDRKRLVKDMGLQGGVIWEYANGIESVPIVQRETKEKSYGNSITTSQDIGSCETACRMLMPLCETVAMRLRLDSMKVSTVTVQVTDYDFKKRSHQRSLGHATDVTAEIYEAACGLMREMWNGTPVRLIGVSGGKAAREEYEQMSLFQDPQTEKQKKLDRAMDSLKLRFGEDAVIRASLLEDNGRTRGMARAKMEHKIKKAGPESRRIKERHNEGTI, from the coding sequence ATGAATCAGGTTATATTTCATGTGGATGTTAACAGTGCATATTTAAGCTGGTCGGCGATCAAATCCCTGGCCGGAGGCGGCGGAGAAGATTACCGGCAGATTCCCTGTGTGGTGGGCGGAGACGAATCCAAGCGCCATGGGGTCGTGTTGGCGAAGAGCCTTCCGGCGAAGAAGTATGGAATCCGCACGGGTGAGTCCCTGTTCGAGGCCCGGAGAAAATGCCCGGACGTGAAGATCATCAAGCCGGATTTCCCCTGGTATGTGGAAAAGAGCCGTGCCATGATGGCGATCCTGAGCCAGTATTCGCCGGATATCTACAAGTATTCCATTGATGAAGCGTTTCTGGATATGACCGGTATGGAGGGATTGATGGGCAGGCCTGTGGAGGCTGCCTGCCGCCTGAAGGATCAGATCAGGGATGAGTTAGGGTTTACTGTTAATATCGGCGTTTCTTCCAACTATCTGCTGGCAAAGATGGCCTCGGACTTTGAGAAGCCGGACAAGGTGCATACTCTGTTCGCCGGGGAGATCCGGGAGAAAATGTGGCCGCTTCCGGTGAGGGACCTGTTCTCAGTGGGCGGGAGCTCAGAGAAAAAGCTGCTGAAGTACGGGGTCAGAACGATCGGCGAACTGGCGGCAATGGACCGGAAACGGCTGGTTAAGGATATGGGACTCCAGGGAGGCGTCATCTGGGAATATGCCAACGGGATTGAGTCTGTTCCCATCGTTCAGCGGGAGACTAAGGAGAAAAGCTACGGCAACAGCATCACGACTTCTCAGGATATCGGCAGCTGCGAAACGGCCTGCCGGATGCTGATGCCCCTGTGCGAGACGGTCGCCATGCGGCTGCGTCTGGATTCCATGAAAGTGAGTACGGTTACCGTGCAGGTGACAGATTATGATTTTAAAAAGCGCTCCCATCAGAGATCTCTGGGACATGCCACAGATGTGACGGCCGAGATTTATGAGGCCGCCTGCGGACTTATGAGAGAAATGTGGAACGGTACGCCGGTTCGTCTGATCGGAGTATCCGGAGGAAAAGCTGCCAGAGAGGAATACGAGCAGATGTCCCTGTTTCAGGACCCTCAGACGGAAAAACAGAAAAAGCTGGACCGGGCGATGGACAGCCTGAAGCTGCGTTTTGGAGAGGACGCTGTGATCCGGGCGAGCCTGCTGGAGGATAACGGGCGTACCCGCGGGATGGCCAGAGCAAAGATGGAACATAAAATAAAAAAAGCGGGGCCGGAAAGCCGGCGGATAAAGGAGAGACACAATGAAGGAACCATTTGA
- a CDS encoding manganese efflux pump — translation MFLNIFLLVFALCLDTFVASAAYGTNQVHLSAGQIAVINGICSLCLGVSLMFGTLLDSWIPESFTRGICFISLMLLGFLKLADSSIKRYLRRHRQLNKNIRFSFSQLRFIINIYSDPLEADADESHDLTWKEVIFFSLAMSIDSLAAGTMAAFMKISVPITVITAFVMGVLFTCMGLLLGRKISAHCPRDLSWIGGFLFIVLAILKF, via the coding sequence GTGTTCCTTAATATATTCCTTCTTGTTTTTGCCTTATGCCTGGACACATTCGTTGCCAGCGCCGCGTACGGCACCAATCAGGTGCATCTCTCCGCAGGACAGATCGCCGTGATTAACGGAATATGCAGCCTCTGTTTAGGCGTCTCGCTGATGTTCGGCACTCTGCTGGACAGCTGGATACCTGAGAGCTTCACCCGGGGGATCTGTTTCATCAGCCTCATGCTTCTGGGCTTCCTGAAGCTGGCAGATTCCAGCATTAAACGCTACCTACGCCGCCACAGGCAGCTGAATAAAAATATTCGTTTTTCATTTTCACAGCTGCGTTTCATTATCAATATCTACAGCGATCCCCTGGAAGCTGACGCTGATGAGAGCCATGATCTGACCTGGAAAGAGGTGATTTTCTTTTCCCTCGCCATGTCCATCGACAGCCTTGCCGCCGGGACAATGGCCGCATTCATGAAAATATCCGTTCCGATCACCGTGATTACCGCTTTTGTGATGGGCGTTTTGTTCACCTGCATGGGCCTGCTGCTGGGCCGGAAGATCAGCGCACATTGCCCCAGAGATCTTTCCTGGATCGGTGGGTTCCTCTTTATCGTTCTCGCTATATTGAAATTCTGA
- the thiE gene encoding thiamine phosphate synthase, giving the protein MMSGNEIRENLRASLRLYGVTDRSWLRGETLVQQVEKALQGGVTFLQLREKQLQEEEFLEEALKIRELCSRYHVPFVIDDNVKVALRSGADGVHLGQADMGIQEARRILGEDKIIGLSARTVGQAVQAEKDGADYLGAGAVFGTSTKSDAITLPKGILKEICRSVSIPVVAIGGINSSNLLELRGTGISGAAVVSAIFAAEDIAAAARRLNVLAGQVTGL; this is encoded by the coding sequence ATGATGAGCGGGAATGAAATCAGAGAAAATCTTCGGGCATCTCTGCGGCTGTATGGTGTGACTGACAGAAGCTGGCTGCGGGGCGAGACCCTCGTGCAGCAGGTGGAGAAAGCCCTTCAGGGCGGGGTTACCTTCCTGCAGCTCAGGGAAAAGCAGCTGCAGGAAGAGGAATTTTTAGAAGAAGCGTTGAAAATAAGAGAGTTATGCAGCAGGTACCATGTGCCCTTTGTCATCGATGACAATGTGAAGGTCGCCCTGAGATCAGGAGCCGATGGAGTTCATCTGGGTCAGGCGGACATGGGAATTCAGGAAGCGCGCCGGATCCTGGGAGAGGATAAAATCATCGGCCTGTCGGCCAGGACAGTCGGACAGGCGGTGCAGGCTGAAAAGGATGGCGCGGACTACCTGGGGGCAGGAGCAGTCTTCGGAACTTCCACGAAATCCGACGCCATAACTTTGCCAAAAGGGATCCTGAAGGAGATCTGCCGGTCAGTCAGCATTCCGGTGGTGGCCATCGGCGGAATCAACAGCAGCAATCTTCTGGAGCTGAGAGGAACAGGGATTTCCGGAGCAGCGGTGGTATCGGCTATTTTTGCGGCGGAGGACATAGCGGCCGCGGCCAGAAGGCTGAATGTATTGGCGGGGCAGGTGACAGGGCTATGA